One part of the Bdellovibrio bacteriovorus genome encodes these proteins:
- a CDS encoding GlsB/YeaQ/YmgE family stress response membrane protein, translating to MTYVNMVLNHPWFNQFVLWSLLGLGVGVVAKIIIPGSENMGWIRTILLGLAGSFIGNFLTPRVFHWPKYNAFSWEGIAIGIGGAVILVLVNRVVTRS from the coding sequence ATGACGTACGTGAATATGGTTTTGAATCATCCTTGGTTTAATCAGTTTGTGCTTTGGTCCCTGCTGGGACTGGGCGTGGGCGTGGTTGCGAAGATCATCATCCCCGGCAGCGAAAACATGGGATGGATTCGAACGATTCTTTTGGGCCTTGCGGGATCTTTCATTGGAAACTTCCTGACGCCCCGGGTGTTTCACTGGCCCAAGTACAACGCATTCAGTTGGGAGGGCATTGCCATCGGTATTGGTGGCGCGGTGATTCTGGTTCTGGTGAACCGGGTGGTCACAAGATCCTAG
- a CDS encoding lipase maturation factor family protein has protein sequence MDMLIEDYNIASWIISKTLALAYFVAFLSLLPQVLGLYGSQGILSIDHLLNLLDKELKAERFYHVPSLFWFSSGDLTLKLFCFIGMTASSLAFLGFSQSFMFLTCFICYLSFVSCGQIFLSYQWDSLLLELGFLGLFFAPWQWEWIPLAAHNLHPIMLGLVIFLLFKLMFLSGIVKLTHKDGSWKDLTALTYHYWTQPLPTPVAYFAHKMPRWFQKMSTVIMFFIELVCPFLMLVPGKIQVVAVALLLTLQFLIILTGNYGFFNLLTIGLCLAVLPDSAWGFKINWVEATTLPTAVMLIPALILVPSSLFWILKTLSENSTKLNFMLPYMRFFYPFRINNPYGLFAVMTKTRPEVVLQGSNDGLNWEDYEFQFKPGSLKKAPPVCAPHQPRMDWQMWFAALENFNENMWLQNLATRVFEQSPDVMTLFSKDPFKGTSPRFLRFERYEYRFSDFKDLRQNGQWWERVHSGSYGPVFGRDDGNGEPA, from the coding sequence ATGGATATGTTAATTGAAGACTACAACATCGCAAGCTGGATCATTTCAAAGACACTGGCGCTGGCTTACTTTGTCGCCTTTTTGTCTTTGTTGCCACAGGTATTGGGTCTTTATGGATCTCAAGGCATCTTGTCGATTGATCATCTGCTGAATCTTCTGGATAAAGAGCTTAAAGCGGAGCGCTTCTATCACGTTCCCAGTCTGTTCTGGTTTTCTTCCGGCGATTTAACTTTGAAACTTTTCTGCTTTATCGGCATGACCGCTTCTTCTCTGGCATTTCTGGGGTTTTCTCAGAGCTTTATGTTTTTGACGTGTTTCATCTGCTACCTTTCTTTTGTCAGTTGCGGGCAGATCTTTTTAAGTTATCAGTGGGACAGCTTGCTTCTTGAGCTGGGCTTTTTGGGATTGTTCTTCGCCCCTTGGCAGTGGGAGTGGATTCCACTGGCGGCGCACAACCTGCATCCGATCATGCTGGGGCTGGTGATTTTCCTGTTGTTCAAACTGATGTTCTTATCCGGCATCGTAAAACTTACGCACAAAGATGGCAGTTGGAAGGACCTGACGGCCCTGACTTATCACTACTGGACACAGCCGCTGCCCACGCCAGTGGCTTACTTCGCGCACAAGATGCCCCGCTGGTTCCAGAAAATGAGCACCGTGATCATGTTCTTTATTGAACTGGTGTGTCCGTTCCTGATGCTGGTTCCCGGAAAAATCCAGGTCGTTGCCGTGGCGCTGCTTTTGACTTTGCAATTCCTGATCATCCTGACTGGCAACTATGGCTTCTTTAATCTGCTGACCATCGGACTTTGCCTGGCCGTGCTGCCGGATTCGGCGTGGGGTTTCAAAATCAACTGGGTTGAAGCCACCACTCTGCCTACTGCGGTGATGCTGATTCCGGCATTGATTCTGGTTCCGTCGTCCCTGTTTTGGATTCTGAAAACGCTTTCTGAAAACAGCACGAAATTAAATTTCATGTTGCCGTACATGCGCTTCTTCTATCCGTTCCGCATCAATAATCCCTATGGGCTGTTTGCGGTGATGACGAAGACCCGCCCGGAAGTGGTTTTACAGGGAAGCAACGACGGATTGAACTGGGAAGATTATGAGTTCCAATTTAAGCCTGGCAGCCTGAAGAAAGCTCCTCCGGTGTGTGCTCCCCACCAGCCGCGCATGGACTGGCAGATGTGGTTTGCGGCTCTAGAGAACTTCAACGAAAACATGTGGCTGCAAAACCTCGCAACCCGCGTATTTGAACAATCCCCCGACGTGATGACCCTGTTCAGCAAGGATCCGTTCAAAGGAACCTCGCCAAGATTCCTGCGTTTTGAACGCTACGAATACCGCTTCAGTGACTTCAAGGATCTGCGCCAAAACGGCCAGTGGTGGGAACGTGTTCATTCAGGTTCTTACGGCCCCGTGTTCGGCAGAGACGACGGGAACGGCGAACCTGCTTAG
- a CDS encoding endonuclease MutS2 → MQDLVVLDWIEILEKIKSHATSDMGREAIMQTEPLKTPQEAHASFQEIKNATEVLNQGVRPFMTSLDLYSTWILRLKKNAVLKTLEMKDVRSFCLEALALKEALHPVQNDWAQRIHQSLMKAEEPVSAIDQILTPSGDIRSDASETLFRLFREKERLAREVQNTLDRLVKDHQMENVLQDKYVTTRDGRWVLPVRSGMQHHLPGVIHGSSQTKQTVFIEPEKVIPSNNRLRQIEVEIEDEIERLLTELSRYLSSKSLDIESSQVLMKDADVRFAQAQFANQVEAHPIEFSDDSMELIEVRHPLLQLSGKKVIANTVLLEGHKSILLLSGPNAGGKTVLLKSIGLAAQMARCGLPICASETSKLPFFKNVLIGIGDAQSVDEELSTFAAHLKILGKAASVKGRDNLILIDEICGSTDPEEGSALGRAFIEEFSNNDVFAVITSHLGPLKSGWDEQSRVYNGSLEYDPKTGRPTYQFLAGIPGDSMAIQTAKRVGVAQNIVQRALDVLAPATRARLEGLEQIEQLKADINLLQEHLKKETKKATEMKRKYEGMLEQFNKDKDEWLQRTLKKAERKVEEAIAHAKADETFKRHTALQEIKYKLPEIVKAKPITQPGAPETAEEFGKKFPPGSKVYVPTLNQDGIIQSTPNSKGEVMILSGSVRLQLPWTILKPAGKPSNPTSQLVRQSSNITVALADDDRTLDLRGRTVEDALQELELALDKAAQAREDRIKVIHGHGTEALKKAVRTYLSRSIYVKKWKAGSPEGGGDGITWVEIGEA, encoded by the coding sequence ATGCAAGATCTCGTCGTTCTTGACTGGATAGAAATTCTAGAAAAAATCAAATCCCACGCCACCAGTGACATGGGTCGTGAAGCCATTATGCAAACGGAGCCATTGAAAACTCCGCAAGAGGCGCACGCAAGCTTTCAGGAAATCAAGAACGCCACGGAAGTCTTAAACCAAGGCGTCCGCCCGTTCATGACCAGCCTGGATCTTTATTCAACCTGGATTCTGCGCCTGAAAAAAAACGCGGTTCTGAAAACTTTGGAAATGAAAGATGTCAGAAGCTTCTGCCTGGAAGCTTTGGCGCTGAAAGAAGCCCTGCACCCGGTACAAAACGACTGGGCCCAGCGCATTCACCAAAGCCTGATGAAGGCCGAGGAACCCGTCTCTGCGATTGACCAGATCCTGACTCCCAGCGGGGACATCAGATCGGACGCCAGCGAAACCCTGTTCCGACTTTTCCGCGAAAAAGAGCGTCTGGCGCGTGAAGTGCAAAACACCCTGGATCGTCTGGTAAAAGATCATCAGATGGAAAACGTCCTTCAGGACAAGTACGTCACCACCCGTGACGGTCGCTGGGTCTTGCCGGTTCGAAGCGGCATGCAACACCACTTGCCAGGTGTGATTCACGGATCTTCCCAGACCAAACAGACCGTGTTCATTGAACCGGAAAAAGTGATCCCGTCCAACAACCGCCTGCGGCAGATCGAGGTGGAGATTGAAGACGAGATCGAAAGACTTCTGACCGAGCTTTCCCGTTATCTGTCTTCCAAGTCTTTGGACATTGAAAGCTCGCAAGTGCTGATGAAAGACGCCGACGTGCGTTTTGCCCAAGCCCAGTTTGCCAATCAGGTGGAAGCCCACCCGATTGAGTTTTCTGATGACAGCATGGAGCTGATCGAGGTTCGCCATCCGTTGCTGCAACTGTCCGGAAAAAAAGTCATCGCCAACACCGTGCTGCTGGAAGGTCACAAAAGTATTTTGCTTTTAAGTGGTCCCAATGCCGGTGGTAAAACCGTGCTTTTGAAATCCATCGGCCTGGCGGCGCAAATGGCCCGCTGTGGTCTGCCGATCTGTGCCAGCGAAACCTCCAAGCTGCCGTTCTTTAAGAATGTCCTGATCGGCATTGGAGATGCACAAAGTGTGGATGAAGAACTTTCCACTTTTGCCGCTCATTTGAAAATTCTAGGTAAAGCCGCATCTGTCAAAGGCCGCGACAACCTGATTCTAATCGACGAGATCTGCGGATCCACCGATCCGGAAGAAGGCAGCGCTTTGGGCCGTGCCTTTATCGAAGAATTCTCGAACAACGACGTCTTTGCCGTGATCACGTCCCACTTGGGCCCGTTGAAATCAGGCTGGGACGAACAAAGCCGCGTCTATAACGGAAGCCTGGAGTACGACCCGAAAACCGGCCGCCCGACTTATCAGTTTCTGGCTGGTATTCCCGGGGATTCCATGGCGATTCAAACAGCCAAACGCGTGGGCGTTGCGCAAAATATCGTTCAGCGCGCTTTGGATGTGCTGGCTCCGGCCACACGCGCCCGCCTGGAAGGTCTTGAGCAGATCGAGCAACTGAAGGCGGATATCAATCTTTTGCAGGAACACCTGAAAAAAGAAACCAAGAAAGCCACCGAGATGAAGCGCAAGTATGAAGGCATGCTTGAGCAGTTCAACAAGGACAAGGACGAATGGTTGCAGCGCACGCTGAAAAAAGCCGAGCGCAAAGTGGAAGAAGCCATTGCCCACGCCAAAGCCGATGAGACCTTCAAACGTCACACCGCTTTGCAGGAAATCAAATACAAGCTGCCAGAAATCGTGAAAGCCAAACCGATCACGCAGCCGGGAGCACCGGAAACCGCCGAAGAGTTTGGTAAGAAGTTCCCACCGGGATCCAAGGTGTATGTTCCGACCTTGAATCAGGATGGCATCATCCAGAGCACGCCAAACTCCAAGGGTGAAGTCATGATTTTGTCAGGCTCTGTGCGCCTGCAACTGCCATGGACTATTTTGAAACCTGCGGGGAAACCGTCCAATCCGACGTCCCAACTGGTCCGTCAAAGCTCCAACATCACCGTGGCTTTGGCTGACGATGATCGCACTTTGGATCTGCGCGGCCGCACGGTCGAAGATGCCTTGCAGGAACTGGAATTGGCATTGGACAAAGCCGCCCAAGCCCGCGAAGATCGTATTAAGGTCATCCACGGCCATGGCACGGAAGCTTTGAAGAAAGCCGTGCGCACCTACCTGTCCCGCTCCATTTACGTGAAAAAATGGAAAGCCGGATCACCGGAAGGTGGCGGCGATGGCATTACATGGGTTGAGATCGGCGAAGCATAA